The following proteins come from a genomic window of Coffea arabica cultivar ET-39 chromosome 11c, Coffea Arabica ET-39 HiFi, whole genome shotgun sequence:
- the LOC113716437 gene encoding WAT1-related protein At3g30340-like, translating into MDKRDCVDQWKPVAAMFGVCFALAIVNICLKKALNQGMSHLLIVTYRQSISTIFLTPLAHFWERKCWNNLTGGILCRLFFGGLLGATLTQYFFLVGLKYTSATYTCAFINMAPVFTFILALPLRQEKVNLKNTSGRAKVLGTLICVGGALVLILYKGLPVINAPKSSPVMLQKAKHDTAKWVIGSIILALGGILWASWFLIQARIGKYYPYQYSSTAMLSFCSAVQSAILCAIIERPNSWTLKGPLQISSIVYAGAVGSGLCYVCMSWCVKQRGPVFTAAFSPFIQIFAAIFDVSLLHEQINLGSILGSVLVVVGMYVLLWGKSKEGDLEPDNRNVQEKVGDTNHALSVTTPIDAGSTTSV; encoded by the exons ATGGACAAAAGGGATTGTGTTGATCAATGGAAACCAGTGGCTGCAATGTTTGGCGTTTGTTTTGCTTTGGCTATTGTTAACATATGTCTCAAGAAAGCTCTGAATCAGGGAATGAGCCATTTGCTCATCGTCACTTACAGGCAGTCCATCTCCACCATTTTCTTGACCCCCCTTGCCCATTTCTGGGAAAG GAAATGCTGGAACAATCTCACAGGTGGCATATTATGTCGTCTTTTTTTCGGTGGACTACTTGG GGCCACGCTTACTCAATATTTCTTCCTTGTCGGGCTTAAATATACATCAGCAACATACACTTGTGCTTTCATTAATATGGCGCCAGTTTTTACATTCATCCTGGCCCTGCCACTTAG GCAGGAAAAAGTTAACTTGAAAAACACGAGTGGAAGAGCAAAGGTGTTGGGCACACTAATTTGTGTTGGAGGAGCCTTAGTTCTAATTCTGTACAAAGGATTGCCAGTGATTAACGCGCCTAAATCATCCCCTGTAATGCTCCAGAAAGCCAAGCATGACACAGCAAAATGGGTTATTGGTTCGATAATTCTTGCTTTGGGTGGCATTCTATGGGCTTCATGGTTTCTAATTCAAGCTAGGATTGGAAAGTATTACCCTTATCAGTATTCTAGCACAGCCATGCTGTCTTTCTGCAGTGCTGTCCAATCAGCCATCTTATGTGCTATCATCGAAAGACCGAATTCTTGGACCCTCAAAGGACCATTACAGATTTCTAGTATCGTTTACGCT GGAGCTGTAGGATCAGGTCTGTGCTATGTATGCATGTCATGGTGCGTCAAACAACGGGGGCCTGTTTTCACTGCAGCATTTAGCCCTTTCATACAAATTTTTGCTGCTATCTTCGATGTCTCATTACTTCATGAACAGATAAATCTTGGAAG CATTCTGGGATCCGTTCTTGTTGTCGTTGGTATGTATGTACTCCTGTGGGGAAAAAGCAAGGAAGGAGACCTTGAGCCTGATAACAGGAATGTTCAAGAAAAAGTTGGAGATACCAACCACGCCTTGTCAGTCACTACGCCGATAGATGCCGGATCAACAACTTCTGTATAA
- the LOC113715402 gene encoding WAT1-related protein At3g30340-like, with translation MAKRDCFDQWKPVVAMVGVSFASAIVNISLKKALNQGMSHLLFITYRQSISAIFLIPIVCFWERKCWKHLTCGILCSLFFSGLLGATLTQYFFLVGLKYTSPTYTCAFINVVPVITFMLALPLRQEKVNLKISSGRAKVLGTIVCVGGALVLILYKGMPVINAPKSSPAMLQKAKHDTENWVIGSIFLALGGIVWASWFLIQSWIGKSYPYQYCSTALLCFFSAIQSALLCVAVERPNSWTLKGPLQIFTIIYAGIVGSGLGYVSMSWCVKQRGPVFTAAFSPFLQIFVAIFDVSLLHEQINLGSILGSILVIIGMYILLWGKSKEANTDHKNALEKVGDCNHALPVTTPTAAGSITSG, from the exons ATGGCCAAAAGGGATTGTTTTGATCAGTGGAAACCGGTGGTTGCGATGGTGGGCGTTAGTTTTGCCTCGGCCATTGTTAACATATCACTCAAGAAGGCCCTGAATCAGGGAATGAGCCATTTGCTCTTTATCACTTACAGGCAATCCATCTCTGCTATTTTCTTGATCCCCATTGTCTGTTTCTGGGAAAG GAAATGCTGGAAACATCTCACTTGTGGCATATTATGCAGCCTTTTTTTCAGTGGACTACTCGG GGCAACCCTTACTCAATACTTCTTCCTTGTTGGGCTTAAATATACGTCACCAACATACACTTGCGCTTTCATTAACGTGGTGCCAGTGATTACATTTATGTTGGCCCTGCCACTTAG GCAGGAGAAAGTTAACTTGAAAATTTCAAGTGGAAGAGCAAAGGTGCTGGGCACAATAGTTTGTGTTGGAGGAGCCTTAGTTCTAATCCTGTACAAAGGAATGCCAGTGATCAATGCGCCTAAATCATCCCCTGCAATGCTCCAGAAAGCCAAGCATGATACCGAAAATTGGGTTATTGGTTCCATATTTCTTGCGTTGGGTGGCATCGTGTGGGCTTCATGGTTTCTCATTCAGTCTTGGATTGGAAAATCTTACCCCTATCAGTATTGCAGCACAGCTCTTTTGTGTTTCTTCAGTGCTATCCAATCAGCCCTCTTATGTGTTGCCGTCGAAAGACCCAATTCTTGGACCCTCAAAGGACCATTACAGATTTTTACTATCATTTATGCT GGAATCGTGGGATCAGGTCTGGGCTACGTAAGCATGTCATGGTGTGTAAAACAAAGGGGGCCTGTTTTCACTGCAGCATTTAGTCCTTTCCTACAAATCTTTGTTGCTATCTTTGATGTCTCCTTACTTCATGAACAGATAAATCTTGGAAG CATTTTGGGATCCATTCTTGTTATAATTGGTATGTATATTCTTCTATGGGGAAAGAGCAAGGAAGCAAACACTGATCACAAGAATGCTCTTGAAAAAGTTGGAGATTGCAACCACGCCTTGCCAGTCACTACACCAACAGCTGCTGGCTCAATAACTTCTGGATAA